From a region of the Acidobacteriota bacterium genome:
- a CDS encoding Nramp family divalent metal transporter: MLRRPRLPTLRRVPEPYDADTRSLSEVHGTIAIPLAGFWRKLFAFAGPGYLVAVGYMDPGNWATDLAGGSRYGYRLLSVILISNFMAILLQALAARLGIATGRDLAQACRDAYSKPVTVSLWILAELAIAATDLAEVVGAAIALELLFGIPLAWGVSLTALDVLVVLYVQRLGFRYVEAIVVALVVAIAGCFAIELSMARPDMAGILSGFVPRGEIVRDPAMLYIAVGILGATVMPHNLYLHSSIVQTRKYSDALESRREAIGFATIDSTIALMSALAVNAAILIMAAATFHGTGYGDVADISVAYQLLTPLLGTVLASKLFGVALLLAGQNATLTGTLAGQIVMEGFLMWRIRPWLRRIITRLAAVVPALLVVIYAGDRGAGQLLVLSQVILSMQLPFAIFPLIRFVSDRRKMGELVPGRATMALAWTTGVIIAALNVWLLYQSIAL, from the coding sequence ATGCTTCGACGACCACGTCTTCCCACGCTCCGCCGGGTGCCCGAGCCCTATGACGCGGACACGCGCAGCCTGTCGGAGGTCCATGGCACCATCGCGATTCCGCTGGCCGGGTTCTGGCGCAAGCTCTTTGCGTTTGCCGGCCCGGGCTACCTCGTGGCGGTCGGCTACATGGATCCGGGCAACTGGGCAACCGATCTGGCCGGCGGATCCCGGTACGGGTACCGCCTGCTCAGCGTCATCCTGATTTCGAATTTCATGGCGATCCTGCTGCAGGCGCTCGCGGCGCGCCTGGGGATCGCCACCGGCCGCGACCTCGCGCAGGCGTGCCGCGACGCGTACTCGAAGCCGGTCACGGTCAGCCTGTGGATCCTCGCGGAGCTGGCCATTGCCGCCACCGATCTCGCGGAAGTGGTGGGCGCGGCGATCGCGCTGGAGCTGCTCTTCGGGATCCCGCTCGCCTGGGGCGTGTCGCTGACCGCACTGGACGTGCTCGTCGTGCTCTACGTCCAGCGCCTCGGCTTCCGCTACGTCGAAGCGATCGTCGTCGCACTCGTGGTGGCCATTGCGGGCTGCTTCGCCATCGAGCTGTCGATGGCGCGCCCCGACATGGCGGGGATCCTCAGCGGCTTCGTGCCGCGCGGCGAGATCGTCCGCGACCCCGCGATGCTCTATATCGCCGTCGGCATCCTCGGCGCGACCGTGATGCCGCACAACCTGTACCTGCACTCCTCCATCGTGCAGACGCGGAAGTACTCGGATGCCCTCGAGAGCCGCCGCGAGGCGATCGGCTTCGCGACCATCGACTCGACGATCGCGCTGATGTCGGCGCTGGCGGTCAACGCCGCGATTCTCATCATGGCGGCGGCGACGTTCCACGGCACGGGATACGGGGATGTCGCCGACATCTCGGTGGCCTACCAGCTGCTCACGCCGCTGCTCGGCACGGTGCTCGCCAGCAAGCTGTTCGGCGTCGCGCTGCTCCTCGCGGGACAGAACGCGACGCTGACCGGCACGCTGGCGGGCCAGATCGTGATGGAGGGGTTCCTGATGTGGCGCATCCGGCCGTGGCTCCGCCGCATCATCACGCGGCTCGCCGCTGTCGTCCCGGCGCTGCTCGTCGTGATCTACGCGGGGGATCGCGGCGCCGGCCAGCTGCTGGTGTTGAGCCAGGTCATCCTCAGCATGCAGCTGCCCTTCGCGATTTTTCCCCTGATCCGTTTCGTGTCCGACCGCCGCAAGATGGGCGAGCTCGTTCCGGGCCGCGCCACGATGGCACTTGCCTGGACGACCGGTGTCATCATTGCCGCGCTCAACGTGTGGCTGCTGTACCAGAGCATCGCGTTGTAG
- a CDS encoding universal stress protein translates to MYSRILVAVEHSPADRTIIHHVRQLARLCGSELLLVHVADGWAARNIEQLDLRDSEEIRDDRDYLEKLVVELNGEGLKTAGRLAFGDPATELVRVAREERVDLVAMATHGHRYLADIVHGATADRVRHALDIPVLMLRAAKEPA, encoded by the coding sequence ATGTATTCGCGCATCCTCGTTGCCGTCGAACACTCACCCGCGGACCGGACGATCATCCATCACGTCCGCCAGCTCGCACGGCTGTGCGGGTCGGAACTGCTGCTCGTCCACGTCGCCGATGGCTGGGCGGCGCGGAACATCGAGCAACTCGACCTGAGGGACTCCGAGGAGATTCGCGACGACCGCGACTACCTGGAGAAGCTCGTCGTCGAACTGAATGGTGAGGGATTAAAGACCGCCGGGCGACTGGCGTTCGGCGATCCCGCGACCGAGCTCGTACGGGTCGCCAGGGAGGAACGGGTGGATCTCGTCGCCATGGCCACGCATGGCCACCGCTATCTCGCCGACATCGTGCACGGCGCCACGGCCGACCGCGTCCGCCACGCGCTGGACATCCCGGTCCTCATGCTGAGAGCTGCCAAGGAGCCCGCGTGA
- a CDS encoding DUF4920 domain-containing protein, with translation MKRMFLVAAAMAAVASLAVSAQEAAKGTSFGGGVTLTTSAKVADPLAKPDDYVGKTVRVDGTVRAVCQSMGCWIQIADSEQSDGIQFKVDHGGGIVFPKDAKGKRASAEGAFERIGPGDAREAEHAQEAAGAKDATTPKAPEYRIKATGAIVY, from the coding sequence ATGAAACGGATGTTCCTGGTGGCCGCCGCGATGGCTGCCGTCGCCTCGCTCGCTGTTTCCGCACAGGAGGCGGCCAAGGGCACGTCGTTCGGCGGGGGCGTGACGCTCACGACGAGCGCCAAGGTCGCCGACCCGCTGGCGAAGCCGGACGACTACGTGGGCAAGACCGTTCGCGTGGACGGCACCGTCCGCGCCGTCTGCCAGAGCATGGGCTGCTGGATCCAGATCGCCGACAGCGAGCAGAGCGACGGGATCCAGTTCAAGGTGGACCACGGCGGCGGCATCGTGTTCCCGAAAGACGCGAAAGGGAAGCGCGCGTCGGCCGAGGGGGCCTTCGAACGGATTGGCCCGGGCGATGCACGCGAGGCGGAACACGCGCAGGAGGCCGCCGGCGCGAAGGACGCGACCACGCCCAAGGCACCGGAGTATCGGATCAAGGCGACTGGCGCGATCGTCTACTGA
- a CDS encoding polymer-forming cytoskeletal protein produces the protein MALGNSVYVKGDIIAGEDLTISGHVEGRIEAAGHVLTLAPGSHVVGNVEAAAVDVHGHVEGEIIATDRLSVGAGGEVDGNVITARLAIAEGGRVQGRVEMSAPQHALHAAAS, from the coding sequence ATGGCGCTCGGGAACTCGGTCTACGTCAAGGGTGACATCATTGCCGGCGAAGATTTGACGATCTCCGGCCACGTCGAGGGGCGCATCGAGGCGGCGGGACATGTCCTGACGCTCGCCCCGGGGTCCCACGTCGTCGGGAACGTCGAGGCCGCCGCCGTCGATGTTCACGGGCACGTCGAGGGGGAGATCATCGCGACCGATCGCCTGAGCGTGGGCGCTGGGGGCGAGGTGGACGGCAACGTCATCACCGCCCGCCTGGCCATCGCCGAGGGAGGGCGCGTGCAGGGACGCGTCGAGATGTCCGCGCCGCAGCACGCGCTGCACGCCGCCGCGAGCTAG
- a CDS encoding lipid-binding SYLF domain-containing protein, producing the protein MKQIVPFVLALIVLAGAAPADAQGKEEDRLREAATVLKEVLDIPDGVPKSLLDRAECVVVFPSVKKFALGVGGSYGRGAMLCRTGENFDQPWSAPSLMALEGGSFGLQLGGQATDFVLLVMNERGASSVLASKVKLGADASAAAGPKGRAAGAATDAAMRAEILTYSRSRGLFAGVSLEGSTLRADNDANEKVYGNRVGAKEIVRGGVEPAPAGRPLVDLLNRQSPKNLSAGT; encoded by the coding sequence ATGAAGCAGATCGTTCCATTCGTTCTTGCGCTCATCGTCCTGGCCGGCGCCGCGCCGGCAGACGCGCAGGGCAAAGAGGAAGACCGGTTGCGCGAGGCCGCGACCGTCTTGAAGGAAGTGCTCGACATTCCGGACGGCGTCCCGAAGAGCCTGCTCGACCGCGCCGAGTGCGTCGTCGTGTTCCCGTCGGTCAAGAAGTTCGCGCTCGGCGTCGGCGGCAGCTACGGCCGCGGGGCGATGCTCTGCCGCACGGGCGAGAACTTCGATCAGCCGTGGAGCGCCCCCTCGCTGATGGCGCTCGAAGGCGGCAGCTTCGGTCTGCAGCTCGGCGGGCAGGCGACCGATTTCGTGCTGCTCGTGATGAACGAGCGCGGCGCCTCGTCCGTGCTGGCGAGCAAGGTCAAGCTGGGCGCCGACGCGTCGGCGGCGGCAGGCCCCAAGGGCCGCGCGGCGGGGGCCGCGACCGACGCGGCCATGCGCGCGGAGATCCTCACCTACTCGAGATCGCGCGGCCTGTTCGCGGGAGTGTCGCTCGAAGGCTCGACGCTCAGGGCCGACAACGACGCGAACGAGAAGGTGTACGGAAACCGGGTTGGCGCGAAGGAAATCGTGCGGGGCGGCGTTGAGCCGGCGCCAGCCGGGCGGCCGCTGGTGGACCTGCTCAACCGGCAGTCGCCAAAGAACCTCTCGGCCGGAACCTAG
- the pdxH gene encoding pyridoxamine 5'-phosphate oxidase — protein sequence MPPLYDGVRANMASSNPITEFLDAAERARAHQVDTAPAALATADRAGRPSVRMVLLRGVDERGFVFFTNYHSRKGRELDQNPQAALCFHWIALDEQIRIEGTVERLSGAESDDYFASRPRGSQLGAWASDQSAPLPSRETLETKYREVEARFGTGAISRPPFWGGYRLVPRAIEFWYGRPDRLHDRVLYTRDGSGWTITRLYP from the coding sequence ATGCCTCCATTGTATGATGGCGTACGCGCCAACATGGCATCCTCTAATCCGATCACCGAATTCCTCGATGCAGCCGAGCGCGCGCGGGCGCACCAGGTGGACACCGCGCCGGCGGCGCTCGCCACGGCCGACCGGGCGGGGCGCCCGTCGGTCCGCATGGTCCTGTTGCGCGGCGTAGACGAGCGTGGCTTCGTATTTTTCACGAATTACCACAGCCGCAAGGGACGCGAGCTGGATCAGAACCCGCAGGCGGCGTTGTGTTTTCACTGGATCGCGCTCGACGAGCAGATCCGCATTGAAGGCACGGTCGAGCGGCTGAGCGGGGCCGAGTCTGATGACTACTTCGCGTCGCGGCCGCGCGGCAGCCAGCTCGGCGCGTGGGCGTCGGACCAGAGCGCGCCGCTCCCCTCGCGCGAGACGCTCGAAACGAAGTACCGGGAGGTGGAGGCGCGCTTCGGCACCGGCGCCATCAGCCGCCCGCCGTTCTGGGGAGGCTATCGCCTGGTCCCGCGCGCGATTGAGTTCTGGTACGGCCGCCCGGACCGCCTGCACGACCGCGTGCTCTACACACGCGACGGCTCCGGCTGGACGATTACCAGGCTCTATCCGTAG
- a CDS encoding paraslipin: protein MVLAFFVLVVIAKTAVVVPQQSAFVVERLGRFHATLGAGFHVLMPFIDVIRYRHSLKEQAADIPAQVCITRDNVQVGVDGILYLKVLNPERASYGISDYAFAISQLAQTTLRSEVGKIDLDRTFEERANINQAVVSELDKASEPWGVKVLRYEIKNITPPSDILAAMEKQMRAEREKRATILTSEATRDAAINTAEGAKQEVIKASEANKQQQINEAEGQAAAILAVAAATAEGLRRVAEALRVPGGMDAMQLRIAEQYITQFGELAKETNTVVLPANVADLGSMIAMATNVAKRTA, encoded by the coding sequence ATGGTGCTGGCGTTCTTCGTCCTGGTCGTCATCGCGAAGACTGCGGTGGTCGTGCCGCAGCAGAGCGCCTTCGTGGTCGAGCGGCTCGGCCGGTTTCACGCGACGCTGGGCGCCGGCTTCCACGTGCTCATGCCGTTCATCGACGTGATCCGCTACCGCCACAGCCTGAAAGAGCAGGCGGCGGACATTCCCGCGCAGGTCTGCATCACGCGCGACAACGTCCAGGTGGGCGTCGACGGCATCCTGTACCTGAAGGTGCTGAACCCGGAGCGCGCCTCCTACGGCATCTCGGACTATGCATTCGCCATCTCGCAGCTCGCGCAGACGACGCTGCGGAGCGAGGTGGGCAAGATTGATCTCGATCGGACGTTCGAGGAGCGCGCGAACATCAATCAGGCGGTGGTGAGCGAGCTGGACAAGGCGTCGGAGCCGTGGGGCGTCAAGGTGCTCCGGTACGAGATCAAGAACATCACGCCGCCGTCCGACATCCTGGCGGCCATGGAAAAGCAGATGCGCGCCGAGCGCGAGAAGCGCGCGACGATCCTGACGTCCGAGGCCACGCGCGACGCGGCGATCAACACCGCCGAGGGCGCAAAGCAGGAGGTCATCAAGGCGTCGGAGGCGAACAAGCAGCAGCAGATCAACGAGGCGGAAGGCCAGGCGGCCGCGATCCTCGCCGTGGCGGCGGCGACGGCCGAAGGGCTGCGCCGCGTGGCGGAGGCGCTGCGTGTGCCGGGCGGGATGGACGCGATGCAGCTGCGGATCGCCGAGCAGTACATCACGCAGTTCGGCGAGCTGGCGAAGGAGACCAACACCGTCGTGCTGCCAGCCAACGTCGCCGACCTGGGGTCGATGATCGCGATGGCGACCAACGTGGCGAAGAGGACGGCGTGA
- a CDS encoding NfeD family protein, whose translation MDILNIAWWQWLVLGLVLVLLEMAASGGFYVIFFGVAALAIGALRMVGAVDALWMQLLLFSVLSVGSLVLFRNPMIRWLKLDQGKPDVDTLAGEIALPLDDIAPGAVGRAECRGTIWQARNAGDRTLPRGARCVIESVSGLMLFIREEAQS comes from the coding sequence ATGGACATTCTGAACATCGCCTGGTGGCAGTGGCTCGTGCTCGGCCTGGTGCTGGTGCTGCTCGAGATGGCCGCATCCGGCGGCTTCTACGTCATTTTCTTCGGCGTGGCCGCGCTGGCCATCGGCGCGCTGCGGATGGTGGGCGCCGTCGACGCGCTGTGGATGCAGCTGCTGCTGTTCTCCGTGTTGTCGGTCGGGTCGCTCGTGCTGTTCCGCAACCCGATGATCCGCTGGTTGAAGCTGGATCAGGGAAAGCCGGACGTGGACACGCTGGCGGGGGAGATCGCGCTGCCGCTCGACGACATCGCGCCCGGCGCGGTCGGCCGTGCCGAATGCCGCGGCACGATCTGGCAGGCGCGCAACGCCGGCGATCGCACGCTGCCGCGGGGAGCGCGGTGCGTGATCGAGAGCGTCTCTGGTCTCATGTTGTTCATTCGCGAGGAGGCTCAATCGTGA